The stretch of DNA CGGCGCTGAGCTTGCGCGGATTGTTGCGCATCAGGCGCTCGATCCCCGCCGCCTCTACCGCCATGGCCGGGATCGCGTCTTCAGGCACACCGAAGCTGCGCAGGCCGGACGGAATCTCGACTGCGGCACACAGTCGCGTCATCGCATCGACGGCCTGGTCGGCGGCATCCACCGCACTCAACCCCGTGATATTCACGCCCATGGCCTCGGCAATCTCCTGCATGCGCTCCACACACGCCAGCTTGTTCCAGTGCATCACGTAGGGCAGCAGCAAGGCATTGCTTACGCCGTGAGCGATGTTGAAACGCCCGCCCAACGGGTAGGCCAACGCATGCACCGCGCCCACGCCGGCATTCCCGAACGCCATCCCGGCCATCAGGCTGGCGGTGGCCATGTCGTCCCGGGCCTCAAGGTTGGCGGGGTTGGCGTAGGCCTTGGGCAACGCCTTGGCAATCAGTTTGATCGCCCCGATGGCCAGTGCATCGGTGATCGGCGAGGCATTCAGCGACAGGTAGGATTCGATGGCGTGCACCAATGCGTCCACCCCACTGGCGGCGGTGACGCTGCGCGGGCAAGTCAGGGTCATCTGCGGGCTGATCAGGGCCACGTCCGGCAGCAGGTAATCACTGACGATGCCTTTTTTCAGTTGCGCGACCTTGTCCGACAGAATCGCCACGTTGGTCACCTCCGAACCGGTGCCGGCGGTGGTGGGAATCGCGATCAGCGGCGGGCCTTTGCGCGGCACCTGGTCCACGCCGAACAGGTCGGCCAGGGCGCCATGGTAACCGGCGTAGGCCGCCACGCTCTTGGCGATATCGATGGCACTGCCGCCGCCGACGCCGATCAGGCCGTCATGCCCGCCTTCGCGGTAGACGCGCATGCAGTCCTCGACGATGGCGATTTCCGGGTCGGGCAGCACGCGGTCGAAAATCTCGTAGGTCCGTTCGCCCAGGTGTTCCAGCGCCAGCGCCACGGTGCCGGATTTGACCAGTGCCGCATCGGTGACAATCAGCGGGTTGTCGACATCCAGCCGCGTCAACTCGGCGGCCAGTTGCTCGATGGCGCCTGGGCCGGTGAGCAGTTTGTGGGCGATCTTGAATGAGGAAGTACTCATGTGCGCGGCCTCTTATCAGTTATGGGCTGGCACAAGACTAGCTGACTTGGGCTGGTTGTCTTGCATTCAGCTACTGAATAGACACAAACCCAATGTGGGAGCGGGCTTGCTCGCGAAGGCGGTAGGCCAGTCGATATCTCTGTTGACTGACATACCGCCTTCGCGAGCAAGCCCGCTCCCACATTTTGATCTCTGTTTGGCTTTAGACCTGGGCCGTACGCAGTTTCTCGCTACGCCCGCGCAGCCATTCCAGGGTCAGCAACAGCACCACCGAGAACGCGATCAACAAGGTCGCTGCGGCGGCAATGGTAGGGCTGAGGTTTTCACGGATGCCGCTGAACATCTGCCGGGGCAAGGTTGCCTGCTCGGGCCCGGCGAGGAACAGCGTCACTACCACTTCATCGAACGAGGTGGCAAAGGCGAACAGCGCCCCGGAGATCACCCCCGGGGCAATCAACGGCAAGGTCACCCGACGAAACGCCGTCAGCGGTGACGCGCCCAGGCTGGCCGCCGCCCGCACCAGGTTATGGTTGAACCCCTGCAAGGTCGCCGACACGGTGATGATCACAAACGGCACGCCCAGCACCGCGTGCACCACGATCAGCGAGAAGAAGCTGTTGCCCAGGCCCAGCGGCGCGAAGAACAGGTAACTGGCCACACCGATAATCACCACGGGCACTACCATCGGCGAAATCACCAGGGCCATCACCAGCGCCTTGCCGGGAAAGTGCCCCCGGGTCAGGCCAATCGCCGCCAGCGTGCCGAACACCATCGCCAGCACTGTAGCCGCCGGAGCCACGATGATGCTGTTCTTCAGGGCGCGCATCCATTCCGCCGAACCGAAGAAATCCTGGTACCAGTGCAGCGAGAAACCTTGCAGCGGGTAGACCAGGAAACTTCCACTGTTGAACGACAGCGGGATGATCACCAGCACCGGCAAGATCAGGAACAACAGGATCAGGCCGCAGAGGATCCGCAAGCTGTAGAACCAGACCCGTTCCACGGGCGACATATAAGGGCTCAGCATCGCAACGGTCTCCTTAGCTCAGGCGCAGGCGGCTGGCGCCCACCAGCCAGTTGTAGATCAAATACAGAACCACGGTGGCCAGCAGCAGCAAGCCGCCCAAGGCCGTGGCCATGCCCCAGTTGATGCTGGTGTTGGTGTAGAAGGCCACGAAGTAGCTGACCATCTGGTCGTTCGGGCTGCCCAGCAAGGCCGGGGTGATGTAGTAGCCAATCGCCAAAATGAACACCAACAAGCAGCCGGCACCAACGCCTGCGTAGGTCTGCGGGAAGTACACGCGCCAGAAGCTGGCGAATGGGTGGCAGCCCAGGGAGATTGCCGCCCGCATGTAGGTGGGCGAGATGCCTTTCATCACGCTGTAGATCGGCAAAATCATGAAGGGCAGCAGAATGTGCACCATGGAGATGTAGACCCCCAGCCGGTTGAACACCAACTCGACGGGTTTATCGATCAGCCCCATGCCCATCAGCGCGCTGTTGATCAAGCCGCCGGACTGCAGCAACACGATCCAGGCCGCCACGCGCACCAGCACCGAGGTCCAGAACGGCAGCAGCACCAGGATCATCAGCAAATTGCTTTGCCGCGCCGGCAAGTTGGCCAGCAGGTAAGCCAACGGATAGGCCAGCAGCAGGCAGCACACGGTGATGACCAGGCCCATCCAGAACGTACGGGCGAAGATATCGAGGTAGATCGCCTGGTCCGGGGTGGCCGGGGCGATTTCGCCGAGGTCGTCGATGCGGTGATCGACGGCGGCCAGCAAGTAGTATGGCGTGAGGCTGCTGGTGTTGCGCCGGATCGCCTGCCAGTACGCCGGGTCGCCCCAGCGTTCGTCGAGGTTTTCCAGCGCTTCTTTATAGGAGGCAGGCGCTTCGGTGAACGGCAGCGCCCGCGCGGTTTTCGTCAGCAGGCTGCGATAGCCCGCCAGCTCCATGTTCAAGCGTTTGGAGAGGTCGCCCAGGGTCGAGTTTTTCCGGGCTTCGCCCAGGTCCTCGCTGATGGCTTGATACACCGGCTCGCCCGGCAAGCCACGACCGTCCCAGGCCGTCACCGCCACCACCGTGCGCGGCAGGCCGCCCACCACTTCCGGGTTGCCGACGCT from Pseudomonas sp. NC02 encodes:
- a CDS encoding ABC transporter permease, with amino-acid sequence MLSPYMSPVERVWFYSLRILCGLILLFLILPVLVIIPLSFNSGSFLVYPLQGFSLHWYQDFFGSAEWMRALKNSIIVAPAATVLAMVFGTLAAIGLTRGHFPGKALVMALVISPMVVPVVIIGVASYLFFAPLGLGNSFFSLIVVHAVLGVPFVIITVSATLQGFNHNLVRAAASLGASPLTAFRRVTLPLIAPGVISGALFAFATSFDEVVVTLFLAGPEQATLPRQMFSGIRENLSPTIAAAATLLIAFSVVLLLTLEWLRGRSEKLRTAQV
- a CDS encoding iron-containing alcohol dehydrogenase; this translates as MSTSSFKIAHKLLTGPGAIEQLAAELTRLDVDNPLIVTDAALVKSGTVALALEHLGERTYEIFDRVLPDPEIAIVEDCMRVYREGGHDGLIGVGGGSAIDIAKSVAAYAGYHGALADLFGVDQVPRKGPPLIAIPTTAGTGSEVTNVAILSDKVAQLKKGIVSDYLLPDVALISPQMTLTCPRSVTAASGVDALVHAIESYLSLNASPITDALAIGAIKLIAKALPKAYANPANLEARDDMATASLMAGMAFGNAGVGAVHALAYPLGGRFNIAHGVSNALLLPYVMHWNKLACVERMQEIAEAMGVNITGLSAVDAADQAVDAMTRLCAAVEIPSGLRSFGVPEDAIPAMAVEAAGIERLMRNNPRKLSAADIEKIYRAAY
- a CDS encoding ABC transporter permease, coding for MALAIPSPTLKQRLARAERLNRWKAQALIAPLVVFLLLVFLVPIVALLYKSVGNPEVVGGLPRTVVAVTAWDGRGLPGEPVYQAISEDLGEARKNSTLGDLSKRLNMELAGYRSLLTKTARALPFTEAPASYKEALENLDERWGDPAYWQAIRRNTSSLTPYYLLAAVDHRIDDLGEIAPATPDQAIYLDIFARTFWMGLVITVCCLLLAYPLAYLLANLPARQSNLLMILVLLPFWTSVLVRVAAWIVLLQSGGLINSALMGMGLIDKPVELVFNRLGVYISMVHILLPFMILPIYSVMKGISPTYMRAAISLGCHPFASFWRVYFPQTYAGVGAGCLLVFILAIGYYITPALLGSPNDQMVSYFVAFYTNTSINWGMATALGGLLLLATVVLYLIYNWLVGASRLRLS